The window GAACTTTTACACAATTTGCTAATGAAACACCATTCTTCGGCTCGATCGTCGCGTACATCGATGAAAAATCCGTCAGGAAAATTCTTCCCGATTTGAAAAAACCAGTCGTGACCGTCGGACTCGACGCCGATGCCGATATTCGGGCTGACCAGATCATTATGGAAAAAGGAGAAAGTTCCTTCGATGTTATCATCCAAAATAAACTTTTCGGACGAATTCACCTGTTTGTTCCCGGCATTCACAACGTAAAGAACGCGCTTGCGGCGATCGGCGTTGCTTGGAAAAATGATATTAATTTCAAAGCCATTTCTGACGGTTTGTCGAAATTCCGGGGCGTTCGCCGGAGATTTGAAATCGTCGAAGAAAACGATCTTTTTATGCTCGTTGACGATTACGGACATCATCCGACAGAAATCAGGGCAACGCTAAATGCGGCGAAGACCGGTTGGAATCGCCGGATCGTTGCCGTTTTTCAGCCACACCTTTTCACTCGGACGCGAGACTTTTATCAAGATTTTGCCTCGGCGTTAATGCTTGCCGATGTCGCCGTCATTATAGATGTTTATCCATCACGCGAAAAACCGATTGAAGGAATTACCGGAAAAGTCGTCGCGGAAGCCGCTGAACGGCTTGGGCATTCGGCAGTTTACTATGTAGAAGATAAAACCCGCGTTCCGGAAGTCGTCGAATCCATCGCGCAAAAAGGCGACATGATTATTTCATTGGGAGCGGGCGACGTCAACCAGTTTCATCCGGAGATTTCAAGAAGATTATCAAATAAGTTTGAGCATAATGAACAATAGAAAAAGCACAAAACGTAACCAACAATTCAGGGTTCTCATCTTTTTGGGGGGTAATCTGCTGGCTCTGTACACGAATTCTCGGCGAAGCCGGATTCAGTCTTATCCATTTCACACCGTCGTTAGCAACGCCAAATCGGTCTGTGATTATTCCATGAGAACCCTGATTCCTTTTTAAAATGATGCCAATGGAAAACGAAGAATTATTCAAACCAAACGAATCAGCGCCAGCGTCTCTCCATGTTCGGACGATCATTAAAGCCGATGAAAAACCATCATCACGACGCTATCGGAAATTGATCTGGCTCTTCCTTGTTCTTCTACTTGGAGCAGGTATCGGCTACGCCGCTATTGTTTGGTGCGAATACACAAATCTATTTTCCGTTCAATCCATCGACGTCAAGGGAAATATCATTTTATCGGGGCAGGAAATTCTGGAAATCGCCGATATTCAAAAACACACAGATTTATTCAACCTGAATCCAGAAACTCTGCAAAGCAGGCTTGAAAGGTTTCCGTATATTTACGCCGCAGTCGTGAGCAAACAATTTCCAAGCAAGTTAGAAATTTATGTCAAGGAACGAATTCCTCTCTGTTATTTGAGCGGGACAACCCTCATTTTGCTGGACAAAGACGGCATCATTTTGCCGATTCCCCAAAACAAGTTAAAAGGAAATCTTCCAATTCTCACCGGTTTCTCGGGCGATTCGCTGTCTTGTTCTTCCGGTTATCGCGTTTCCAATCCCGATCTTGTCCAAGTTGTAAAATTGCTCGATCAGACACTTATCGGCGCGCCTGAACTCTTTTCCGAAATATCCGAGATTAACCAAACAAAAAACGGCGAATTAATCCTGTATTCTCTGAGCGGCGGAACACCTATTCTGCTTGGCAGACAAAACATCAAACGGAAATTAATCGCCCTCGCCCATTTTCAGCAGACCTTAAAAAATTTACGCCGGTTTGGGGATTATCAATATTTGGATCTTCGATGGGAAAAACAGGTCATCGCTAAGGAACGATCATCGCAAGGATAAACCATGAAGTCGAAAAATCAACTAATCAGTGCAATTGACGTCGGTTCTTCCAAAATATGCACACTCATCGCCGAAATCGACCAGGAACGGCAGGAACCGATCATCAGGGGATATTCAAAAGTCCCATCCAAAGGAATCAAAAAAGGATTAGTGTCTGATATAGAACTGGCGACGGAATCCATTCAGGATTCGGTTTCGCGCGCTGAAAAAATGGCTGAAGTTACGATCGACTCATGCTGGGTCGGTTTATCCGGCGATCATATTCAGAGTATGAATACCAATGGAAGGATGGCTATTTCACGTGATTCACGCGGTGGATTGGGAGAAGCGCAACAAATTGACGAAGAAGATGTTCAGAAATTGGTTGATCACACCAAAGCCGTTCCTCTGCCGATTGATCGCCAATTGCTTCACGTCTTGCCACAGGATTTTATCGTCGATAATCAGCAGGAAATTAAAAACCCTATCGCACTCTCCGGACGTCGATTGGAAGCAAAAGTTCACCTAACGACGTATAACACCACAATCGCTTCAAATCTAACTCATTGCATCGAAAATGCCGGGCTTGGGGTCGAAGCCTTCGTGCTTCAATCGCTTGCGGCATCATTCAGTACGCTTGAAGAAAGCGAAAAGGAAACCGGAACGGTGTTGATCGACATCGGCGCAAATGTATTGGACATCATCGTTTTCAATAACGGCGGCGTACATCATACTGGCGTCGTGAATCTTGGCGGAGTAAATGTAACGAACGATATCGCATATCTCCTCAGAATTCCCCTCGACAAAGCCGAGAGCATCAAACGTGAATACGGTCATGCGATCGCTGGTTTAGCAGACAGAGATGCGTTCTTTACAATCACCGGTTTAGCAGGACGACCCGATCGTGAGATTCAGGTCTGCACGCTGGCGGAATATATTGAGCCGCGAATGGACGAAATCATTCGTACGGCTTTCTTGGAAGCGAAAAAAGCCGACTTCCAGATTTCCAATGCCCTATCGGTTGTTTTGACCGGCGGCGGCGCTTTACTTCGTGAAACAAAAGAATTAGCCGAATCGATTTTCAACTCGCCGGCGCGCATCGGTTATCCGAGAGGATTTCAGGGATTTACGCAGGAATTAAGCGATCCGACATTTGCGTGCGCGGTTGGAATTTTAAAATATGCCATCAACGACATCAATAACAACGGATCTTTTCGAAAGACATCGAAAAATCCGTTTTCCAAAGCGTGGAATTGGGTCAGACATCTGAGTGAAAATGTAATGTAATCAACTATAATTGGGAGGATTTTATGCTGTTTGAGTTTGCAGATTTTCCGGATCATAAAGCGAAATTAAAAGTTATCGGTATCGGAGGCGGCGGTGGAAATGCAATTAACCGCATGATCGAATCGGGATTAACCGGCGTTGATTTTATCGCTATCAACACGGATATTCAAGATTTAGAGAATAACCTCGCTCCGATCAAAA is drawn from Candidatus Marinimicrobia bacterium CG08_land_8_20_14_0_20_45_22 and contains these coding sequences:
- the ftsA gene encoding cell division protein FtsA, translated to MKSKNQLISAIDVGSSKICTLIAEIDQERQEPIIRGYSKVPSKGIKKGLVSDIELATESIQDSVSRAEKMAEVTIDSCWVGLSGDHIQSMNTNGRMAISRDSRGGLGEAQQIDEEDVQKLVDHTKAVPLPIDRQLLHVLPQDFIVDNQQEIKNPIALSGRRLEAKVHLTTYNTTIASNLTHCIENAGLGVEAFVLQSLAASFSTLEESEKETGTVLIDIGANVLDIIVFNNGGVHHTGVVNLGGVNVTNDIAYLLRIPLDKAESIKREYGHAIAGLADRDAFFTITGLAGRPDREIQVCTLAEYIEPRMDEIIRTAFLEAKKADFQISNALSVVLTGGGALLRETKELAESIFNSPARIGYPRGFQGFTQELSDPTFACAVGILKYAINDINNNGSFRKTSKNPFSKAWNWVRHLSENVM
- a CDS encoding UDP-N-acetylmuramate--L-alanine ligase, with protein sequence MLNTIFRKTQKIHFIGIGGIGMCGIAELLKDWGFEITGSDTNASENTRRLESLGIPTLIGHRKENVPNCDVVVYSSAVQPDNPERIAALERKIPIIRRAEMLGEIFKLKPTRIAISGTHGKTTTTSMIGQIFIEAGKDPIIIAGGIVETLGTTTRSGKGDVIIVEADEFDRSFLKLYPTDTVITTIEAEHLDCYDNIEDIERTFTQFANETPFFGSIVAYIDEKSVRKILPDLKKPVVTVGLDADADIRADQIIMEKGESSFDVIIQNKLFGRIHLFVPGIHNVKNALAAIGVAWKNDINFKAISDGLSKFRGVRRRFEIVEENDLFMLVDDYGHHPTEIRATLNAAKTGWNRRIVAVFQPHLFTRTRDFYQDFASALMLADVAVIIDVYPSREKPIEGITGKVVAEAAERLGHSAVYYVEDKTRVPEVVESIAQKGDMIISLGAGDVNQFHPEISRRLSNKFEHNEQ